In a genomic window of Micromonospora cremea:
- a CDS encoding S1 family peptidase — protein sequence MRIRPLLALLGAALVGVLGAASGAAAAPAGPQPIIGGNTVSSAPWAAAVLSNGSFTCSGSVIAPQWVLTARHCISGTMSVRVGSVYRSSGGVTRTVSATYTRSDLALMRLSSTVSTSTVSLASSNPPIGSTNSIYGWGMTCYSGCSASSQLKTATVRVTSNSATDAYGGQAIRSTRINGNAWRGDSGGPQFYNGQQVGVASTADGSSIQNYGSVAYNRAWITSVAGV from the coding sequence ATGCGCATCCGTCCCCTGCTCGCCCTGCTCGGCGCCGCGCTGGTCGGCGTCCTCGGCGCCGCGTCCGGCGCGGCCGCCGCCCCGGCCGGCCCGCAACCCATCATCGGCGGCAACACCGTCTCGTCCGCCCCCTGGGCCGCGGCGGTGCTCAGCAACGGCTCGTTCACCTGCTCCGGCAGCGTGATCGCCCCGCAGTGGGTGCTCACCGCCCGGCACTGCATCAGCGGCACCATGTCGGTCCGCGTCGGCAGCGTCTACCGCTCCTCGGGCGGGGTCACCCGTACCGTCAGCGCCACCTACACCCGCAGCGACCTGGCCCTGATGCGGCTCTCCAGCACCGTCAGCACCTCGACGGTGAGCCTGGCCAGCAGCAACCCGCCGATCGGCTCGACCAACTCGATCTACGGCTGGGGCATGACCTGCTACAGCGGCTGCTCGGCGTCCAGCCAGCTCAAGACCGCCACCGTGCGGGTGACCAGCAACAGCGCCACCGACGCGTACGGCGGCCAGGCGATCCGCAGCACCCGGATCAACGGCAACGCCTGGCGGGGCGACTCGGGCGGCCCGCAGTTCTACAACGGCCAGCAGGTCGGGGTGGCCTCGACGGCCGACGGCTCCAGCATCCAGAACTACGGCAGCGTCGCGTACAACCGGGCCTGGATCACCTCGGTGGCCGGTGTCTGA
- the purQ gene encoding phosphoribosylformylglycinamidine synthase subunit PurQ, with protein MTARVGVVTFPGSLDDGDAARAVRIAGAEPVRLWHGDPQLHGVDAVVLPGGFSYGDYLRCGAIARFAPVMETIVDAAQGGLPVLGICNGFQILCEAHLLPGALTRNQHLHFRNRDQILRIESAGTAWTNAFQPGQEVLIPVKNGEGCYVADTATLDQLEAEGRVVARYIGGNPNGSQRDIAAITNPAGNVVGIMPHPEHAVEALTGPSLDGLGFFTSVLKHLVGTPA; from the coding sequence GTGACCGCCCGGGTCGGTGTGGTCACCTTCCCCGGCTCGCTCGACGACGGGGACGCGGCCCGAGCCGTCCGGATCGCCGGGGCCGAGCCGGTCCGGCTCTGGCACGGTGACCCGCAGCTGCACGGGGTGGACGCGGTCGTGCTGCCCGGCGGCTTCTCCTACGGCGACTACCTGCGCTGCGGCGCCATCGCCCGGTTCGCCCCCGTGATGGAGACGATCGTGGACGCCGCCCAGGGCGGTCTGCCGGTGCTCGGCATCTGCAACGGCTTCCAGATTCTCTGCGAGGCGCACCTGCTGCCCGGCGCGCTCACCCGCAACCAGCACCTGCACTTCCGCAACCGGGACCAGATCCTGCGCATCGAGTCGGCCGGCACCGCGTGGACCAACGCGTTCCAGCCCGGCCAGGAGGTGCTCATCCCGGTGAAGAACGGCGAGGGCTGCTACGTCGCCGACACCGCGACGCTGGATCAGCTCGAAGCCGAGGGCCGGGTGGTCGCCCGCTACATCGGCGGCAACCCGAACGGGTCCCAGCGCGACATCGCCGCGATCACCAACCCCGCCGGCAACGTGGTCGGCATCATGCCGCACCCCGAGCACGCGGTGGAGGCGCTCACCGGCCCCTCGCTGGA
- the purS gene encoding phosphoribosylformylglycinamidine synthase subunit PurS: MPRVVVDVMLKPEILDPQGQAVANALPRLGVSDVASVRIGRRIEIDFTGEPDLDRAREIADKLLANPVIEDFTVRLVEADETADARS; encoded by the coding sequence GTGCCTCGCGTCGTCGTCGACGTCATGCTCAAGCCCGAGATCCTCGATCCGCAGGGCCAGGCCGTCGCAAACGCGCTGCCCCGGCTCGGCGTCAGCGACGTCGCCTCGGTTCGGATCGGCAGGCGGATCGAGATCGATTTCACCGGTGAACCGGACCTGGACCGGGCCCGGGAGATTGCCGACAAACTGCTCGCCAACCCGGTCATCGAGGACTTCACCGTCCGCCTGGTCGAGGCCGACGAGACCGCGGACGCCCGCTCGTGA